A window from Candidatus Krumholzibacteriota bacterium encodes these proteins:
- a CDS encoding patatin-like phospholipase family protein, whose product MTYPRILKIKYTCYIISALIFIIAAASGSADTAETSARPRIGLALSGGGARGAAHIGVLQVLEEHQIPVDFIAGTSMGSIVGGLYASGMSAGELETVISRVDWEEAFTDRILREDRSFRRKRDDDLYLIKNRPGISSDGLELPSGLIDGQDIDLLLKRYTIPVVTVRDFDDLSVPFRAVAADLETGRAVVIGEGDLALAMRASMSIPVVFSPRVVKGDLMVDGGISSNLPIDVVREMGADIVIAVDISSPLKERRELRSVFSITNQLTTIMTRRNTEEQIASLTDRDIFIRPDLGEISTASFDRAAEAIPKGRDAAAEALEYLKKLSVSKKDYREYLSNRKRDTRPPVIDRIRIVNHSRLSDLVIKERVRQKGGECLDLDMLENNLNRIYGLELFESVYYDITKEDEETVLTITAREASWGPNYLNFGIAVFEDFEGPNFNMAAAYTRTAVNSLNGEWRTGFQIGQEPGVFTELYQPLEHRLKYFIHLRAIAGEKAWSVFDSEGNKLSEYNIRRYGGELAAGRELGTWGEIRAGLLRETGEFNIQVGNPALPNRYFERGEAFAQIFIDELDNLMFPNSGSALRLRAAAGRKDIGSDRNYEQYTAEGSLAYTIGKNTALLSGLFATTSGDSTSVQNLFQLGGFTRLSGLERNELRGQQAGLVSATFYRRLGNVLMQPLYAGFSLEYGNVFDKRDDIKFDRGIASGSAFLGINTIIGSVYAAYGVAEGGRSNYYLFLGQSFNHWRVGIGGR is encoded by the coding sequence ATGACCTATCCGCGTATATTAAAGATCAAATACACGTGTTATATAATATCAGCTCTGATATTTATCATTGCGGCTGCCTCCGGGTCGGCAGACACAGCTGAGACTTCAGCCCGGCCCAGGATAGGCCTGGCTCTTAGCGGCGGGGGAGCCAGAGGAGCCGCTCACATAGGCGTTCTGCAGGTGCTAGAGGAACATCAGATCCCGGTTGACTTTATCGCGGGAACAAGCATGGGCTCTATCGTCGGGGGGCTGTACGCCTCCGGCATGTCCGCAGGTGAGCTTGAAACGGTGATATCCAGGGTTGACTGGGAAGAGGCGTTTACAGACAGGATACTCAGGGAGGATAGATCCTTCCGCAGAAAGAGAGACGATGACCTCTATCTGATAAAGAACCGGCCGGGTATATCCAGCGATGGGTTAGAACTTCCCTCAGGGCTTATTGACGGGCAGGACATCGATCTTCTTCTCAAGCGCTATACGATTCCGGTGGTAACTGTGCGTGATTTCGATGATCTGTCAGTACCCTTCCGAGCGGTAGCCGCCGATCTTGAAACCGGCCGCGCGGTGGTGATAGGAGAGGGAGACCTTGCCCTTGCGATGCGGGCGAGCATGTCGATCCCTGTGGTTTTCTCGCCCAGAGTGGTTAAGGGCGACCTCATGGTTGACGGAGGAATCAGCAGCAACCTCCCCATAGATGTTGTCCGTGAGATGGGAGCCGATATAGTAATCGCCGTTGATATAAGCTCTCCGCTTAAAGAACGCCGGGAGCTTCGATCGGTATTCTCCATTACCAACCAACTTACTACTATCATGACAAGGAGGAACACCGAAGAACAGATCGCGTCACTTACAGATCGGGATATATTTATAAGGCCAGACCTTGGAGAAATTTCCACCGCCTCGTTCGACAGGGCGGCAGAGGCGATCCCCAAAGGAAGAGATGCCGCCGCCGAAGCGTTAGAATATTTAAAGAAGCTCTCGGTAAGCAAAAAAGATTACAGAGAGTATCTGTCGAACAGAAAGAGAGATACCAGGCCTCCCGTTATAGACAGGATCAGGATCGTAAATCACTCGCGCCTCTCCGATCTGGTGATAAAAGAACGGGTCAGACAGAAGGGAGGAGAATGCCTCGATCTGGACATGCTGGAGAACAATCTGAACCGGATCTACGGCCTGGAGCTTTTTGAATCTGTCTACTATGACATAACAAAAGAGGATGAAGAAACCGTACTTACCATCACAGCCAGAGAGGCATCCTGGGGGCCGAACTACCTTAATTTCGGAATAGCGGTGTTCGAGGATTTCGAGGGGCCGAACTTCAACATGGCTGCGGCATATACCAGAACCGCCGTCAACAGCCTCAACGGGGAATGGCGGACCGGTTTTCAGATAGGACAGGAACCGGGAGTATTCACTGAGCTCTACCAGCCGCTCGAGCACAGGCTGAAATACTTTATTCATCTAAGAGCAATTGCCGGAGAGAAAGCATGGAGCGTCTTCGATTCCGAAGGGAACAAACTTAGCGAATACAACATCAGGCGATACGGAGGCGAACTCGCCGCCGGCCGCGAGCTGGGCACCTGGGGAGAGATACGAGCCGGCCTGCTAAGAGAAACGGGTGAGTTCAACATACAGGTGGGGAATCCCGCCCTTCCCAACCGGTATTTCGAAAGGGGCGAGGCATTCGCTCAGATCTTCATTGACGAACTGGATAACCTGATGTTTCCCAATTCGGGAAGCGCCCTGAGACTGAGAGCCGCCGCGGGAAGAAAGGATATAGGTTCTGACAGAAACTATGAGCAATATACGGCAGAAGGCTCTCTTGCCTATACAATAGGGAAAAATACTGCTCTTTTAAGCGGACTGTTCGCTACGACCAGCGGCGACAGCACTTCTGTTCAGAACCTGTTTCAACTCGGAGGATTCACAAGGCTTTCCGGACTGGAACGAAATGAGCTCAGAGGACAGCAGGCGGGGCTCGTCTCGGCGACCTTCTATCGAAGGCTCGGAAACGTTCTCATGCAGCCCCTGTACGCGGGTTTTTCATTAGAATACGGAAATGTTTTCGATAAAAGAGATGATATCAAGTTCGACAGGGGGATTGCCTCAGGGTCCGCTTTCCTGGGAATTAATACGATCATAGGTTCTGTCTACGCCGCTTACGGGGTAGCCGAAGGCGGCCGAAGCAACTATTACCTGTTTCTGGGGCAGTCCTTTAATCACTGGAGGGTGGGTATCGGGGGGAGGTGA
- a CDS encoding amidohydrolase family protein: MKMLEECLEEDIYCVGTLNLKGADMIFKRLLSAAAVVLLLAGGCSEEKNSRPADLAVKNAKVVTIDSDNPRAEAVAVAGEKIIAVGSNSEIEEYIEEGKTEVIDAAGRLLVPGFNDAHIHFGSIDPDYIDLRYITEPAVITERVKEKVSEAEPGELIRGGRWEHELFPDKKWPTKELIDPVSADNPVVLGRVDGHSVLVNSYVLKMSGIDRDTPDPPGGEIQRDPQTGEPTGILKESAENLIEYSESKEKQDGRKEKVRRWRAAFDMAARKGVTSIQLPEDADFAIYCQFMDRGELTLRVDVSKRLTADLDKLIEYQKLREEYPRGGNWIRFGILKDFMDGTLGSATAMMFEPFAGQPENTGLPQMKYGELERRVVRADSMEFQIGIHAIGTRGNHWVLNAYQKAQEVNGKRDSRHRVEHAQILIEDDIPRFARLGVIASMQPTHCITDKRFCEKRIGRDRSRCAYAWKSLLEAGADLAFGTDYPVEPIDPLQGLYAAVTRKSRAGEEAKGWFPEQKLTMEKAIELYTLGSSYAQFMEDRKGMIRKGYLADMVIFDSDLMSIPSEDIMKARVDYTVVGGDVVYRRGAEK, encoded by the coding sequence ATGAAAATGCTGGAAGAATGCCTCGAAGAGGATATATACTGTGTGGGAACTCTGAATTTAAAGGGGGCAGATATGATATTTAAGAGATTGCTTTCGGCGGCAGCTGTGGTTCTTCTTCTGGCCGGGGGATGCTCGGAAGAGAAGAATTCCCGGCCAGCTGACCTGGCGGTTAAGAACGCGAAGGTTGTGACTATAGACAGTGATAATCCCCGTGCTGAAGCGGTAGCTGTGGCGGGAGAGAAGATCATAGCGGTCGGCTCCAACTCGGAGATAGAAGAATATATAGAGGAGGGAAAGACCGAGGTGATAGATGCCGCCGGACGCCTCCTGGTGCCCGGCTTTAACGACGCGCATATTCATTTCGGCTCGATAGACCCGGATTACATAGACCTGAGGTATATTACAGAACCGGCTGTTATCACAGAGAGGGTCAAAGAGAAGGTATCCGAGGCGGAGCCGGGAGAACTGATAAGGGGCGGAAGGTGGGAGCACGAGCTGTTCCCCGATAAAAAATGGCCAACGAAGGAGCTGATAGATCCGGTCTCTGCGGATAACCCGGTTGTACTGGGCAGGGTGGACGGGCATTCCGTGCTGGTTAACAGCTATGTGCTGAAGATGTCCGGGATTGACAGGGACACCCCGGACCCGCCCGGTGGAGAGATTCAGAGAGACCCTCAGACAGGGGAGCCTACCGGGATACTGAAAGAATCCGCGGAGAACCTGATTGAGTATTCGGAGAGTAAGGAGAAACAGGACGGCCGGAAAGAGAAGGTCAGGAGATGGCGAGCCGCGTTTGATATGGCGGCGAGAAAAGGCGTTACCAGCATTCAGCTTCCCGAAGACGCCGATTTTGCCATATACTGTCAGTTCATGGACAGGGGGGAGCTGACCCTGCGTGTGGATGTATCCAAACGGCTGACAGCTGACCTGGATAAATTAATCGAGTATCAGAAGCTCAGGGAGGAGTATCCCCGCGGCGGCAACTGGATACGTTTCGGCATATTAAAGGACTTCATGGACGGAACCCTCGGTTCCGCCACCGCCATGATGTTCGAACCTTTCGCGGGACAGCCGGAGAATACCGGGCTGCCCCAGATGAAATACGGTGAGCTGGAGCGGCGGGTGGTAAGAGCGGACAGTATGGAGTTTCAGATAGGGATCCACGCCATCGGAACCAGGGGGAACCACTGGGTACTAAACGCCTATCAGAAGGCTCAGGAAGTAAACGGGAAGAGGGACAGCCGGCACCGGGTAGAGCATGCCCAGATACTTATAGAGGATGATATCCCCAGGTTTGCCCGGTTGGGGGTTATCGCCTCCATGCAGCCGACCCACTGCATCACCGACAAGCGTTTCTGCGAGAAGAGAATCGGAAGGGACAGGAGTCGCTGCGCCTACGCCTGGAAGAGCCTGCTGGAGGCGGGAGCGGATCTGGCCTTCGGGACCGATTACCCGGTGGAGCCGATAGATCCGCTGCAGGGCCTGTACGCGGCTGTCACCAGAAAATCCCGTGCGGGCGAAGAGGCAAAAGGATGGTTCCCGGAGCAGAAGCTCACCATGGAGAAGGCTATCGAGCTGTATACGCTCGGCTCCTCTTACGCCCAGTTCATGGAGGACAGGAAGGGGATGATCAGGAAGGGTTACCTGGCCGACATGGTAATATTCGACAGCGACCTTATGAGCATACCCTCGGAGGATATCATGAAGGCCAGGGTGGATTATACCGTTGTCGGAGGGGACGTTGTGTACAGAAGGGGTGCCGAGAAGTAA
- a CDS encoding SagB/ThcOx family dehydrogenase produces the protein MCTEGVPRSNSAPRRRGEERGKVIKVKGLIMLKLICLLLVSATAGQSFADGPREIKLPEPAKDGSLSLEKALKQRRSVRSYLSEPISLEELSQLLWAAQGITKRMDKPAHWPEEREWFGGLRTAPSAGALYPLEIYVASGRVSGLDAGLYKYIPEKHSLVPQSGEDLRDHLAEAALGQSYVRECAADIIITAVYQRVEGKYGKRADLYVPMEAGSAVQNIYLQCEPLGLGTVVIGAFSEDRVKDALELPGSERPMAIMPVGRKKK, from the coding sequence TTGTGTACAGAAGGGGTGCCGAGAAGTAACAGCGCGCCGAGGCGGCGCGGAGAGGAGAGAGGTAAAGTGATAAAAGTTAAAGGGTTAATTATGTTGAAGCTGATCTGCCTGCTGCTTGTGTCCGCAACGGCCGGACAGTCCTTCGCCGACGGACCGCGGGAGATAAAGCTTCCTGAGCCGGCAAAAGACGGTTCCCTCTCGCTGGAGAAGGCCCTCAAGCAGAGGCGCTCTGTGCGAAGCTATCTTTCAGAGCCGATCTCGCTGGAAGAGCTATCGCAGCTTCTCTGGGCGGCTCAGGGGATAACCAAAAGGATGGACAAGCCGGCTCACTGGCCGGAAGAGAGAGAATGGTTCGGCGGGCTCAGGACCGCCCCCTCGGCGGGAGCGCTCTATCCCCTGGAGATTTATGTGGCCTCCGGCAGGGTGAGCGGCCTGGATGCAGGGTTGTATAAGTATATTCCAGAGAAGCATTCCCTGGTACCGCAAAGCGGAGAGGATCTGCGGGATCACCTCGCCGAAGCCGCACTGGGCCAGAGTTATGTCAGAGAATGCGCGGCTGATATAATCATCACCGCGGTATATCAGAGGGTCGAGGGCAAGTATGGGAAAAGGGCCGATCTTTATGTGCCGATGGAGGCGGGTTCGGCTGTTCAGAATATCTATCTCCAGTGCGAGCCGCTGGGGCTGGGCACCGTGGTTATCGGGGCCTTCAGCGAGGATAGGGTGAAGGACGCCCTGGAGCTTCCCGGCAGCGAGCGGCCAATGGCGATCATGCCGGTGGGAAGGAAAAAGAAGTAA
- a CDS encoding YccF domain-containing protein — MSLLGNILWIILGGGIFLFLEYLLGGLILCLTVIGIPFGIQCIKLSFLAISPFGREIRQTGSSSGFLSILMNILWIIFGGFWVAVTHLIFGLLCAITIIGIPFARQHMKLATLSLTPFGYTCRR, encoded by the coding sequence ATGAGCCTGCTCGGAAACATTCTGTGGATTATTTTAGGGGGCGGAATATTTCTGTTTCTGGAATATCTGCTGGGAGGGTTGATTCTCTGCCTCACTGTAATAGGAATCCCCTTCGGTATTCAATGCATCAAATTATCATTCCTGGCCATCTCCCCCTTTGGAAGGGAAATCCGTCAAACCGGATCCTCATCGGGATTTCTCTCCATCCTGATGAATATCCTGTGGATTATCTTCGGGGGATTCTGGGTAGCGGTAACTCACCTGATATTCGGTCTTTTGTGTGCCATAACCATCATAGGGATCCCCTTTGCCAGACAGCACATGAAGCTCGCGACCCTTTCATTAACCCCGTTCGGATATACTTGCCGCCGGTAG